Sequence from the Bacillus rossius redtenbacheri isolate Brsri chromosome 9 unlocalized genomic scaffold, Brsri_v3 Brsri_v3_scf9_1, whole genome shotgun sequence genome:
ATGAACCCCTGAACGAGGCGCAATATTTGTGCTCGAGTGAGCCTCAGCTGCCTACCTCGCGAGAAGTGACGGGGAATGCAGggaattgtttggtaatggacgtggatctgctctctgatgattctgatgttgatatggagtcgttgggccagtggttgtgaacgatagGCCGAGTTTGTCATGGTTTGGGGTCACAATTTTTTCTGACGTGGCTGCCCAACCTTCAGGTAAGACGTAAAATCtaattcatgtcaaaaaataaagcaacatcaattttgttaaattattttagttatttcatgcACAACACTTCCGTTCAGTGCGAtgaaaattcatgaaacaaattcCTGGCGGCCGTAGTCGAAAGTATAAAAcctaaccagatttttttttaaattagctaaCCTTACCAACCTTCTtctccaatttttatttttaatataacttacCTAATCGACCATTCTCACGATAAcacaaatttataacatttacatTAGACCTTAAATAGGTAAACTACCAACatttatgagaaaatgttttttttttaattttcagaaattgtttttccttaaaaattacaAACGTGTTTTAACAATTCAGCATAAAACGTTTAGCCAAATACcctaaaaaagtaatttaaaaattcaataactaGACGTGAAAAACAGAGgaggaaaaaaattttacatacaCAAACGCTGCCTCAGAACAAActgacgtcgaccagggctacaCCCTCCCttagcccgatgtgcctcatgcCGCTGCCGATTCCCTCTCCTCCTACCGAccccctctatttcaaacctcccgccaacgagtgcatgcatgtgtgtgtgtttgaccgcccgGCAAGAGGCGCTGTGTTAGAGCCTGTGTTACATCTTCATCCCATTTATAATTTAGTCAATTTACTAAGTAATGGCTTTTACTATTTCTATTTTTTCCCAGACTAATTGTTTTCAGCTAATTATGAGAACGGAGCAGTGCCATGTATGACCCCTTTCGGCACACACCCTCAGTTGAGCAGTGAAGACTTCACCTTTAAAAATAATGACCTTAATAAATAAGTAATTGTAATACATAGTAATTAATCCTAAAATGACGTGTAATTCTTGAAATGTTTAAGCATGTTatgtatatttacttttattaatcGACTAATGGTAAATTCaccacttcctgcggccatgacaccctGGCCAATGCCCAGTCTCTTCTGTTCGCCCTCCGGGGAAGGAAGCTTCTTTGCACCTCATTGACTTCAACCTGTTGCTCGTTACTGATCTGTTAACATTTGCCGTCATTAAGTATCTTTAAACTTTTTCTATTTATCTTCGAGGCCTACCTTGGCGGTAGACTGTTTTGCCTAATTTTTTATAAAGTTCCCCAGGGCGTTTTAAATAGCATTGCAATCTTTGTACTTTCAGGACCAGGCCAcgcggtgtcctggtcagcatTTAAGCTGGACTGCTTGCAGTGGGCAGTATTCACAATTTTATACGTAACAACTCCTCATTGTGTGATTGCTCAGAGTCTTGTCAAAGCACGTGATGGCACCAATAAAACAGAATAGTCACCCTGACTGGTTCGTATTCTTCTCTCGACCACAAGCTTCCTAGTGCATAGACTGAGGTGTGTGGGGCACCTCAAGCCTCAAGACCCTACTGGCAGTCGTCTTCGCCGATAACATAGagtgcccgccgctgagagcgggccggtAAGTTCCGGTGTATCCGCGCAGGGGGGGACTTCGAGCCTAGCTTCCCATTGGCCATATCATATCCCAGGGACAGAGTCAaaagccgggtccacatgcccatccacgtggtggcgccgcCCAAGATCTCTATTTATGCCTACTCAAAACCCCCCTCCCCACACGACATAACTGTAGTGAATCTTAGGTTCCCCATGTGGGTCTGTACGTGTATGTTTTAGACTACTTTAGTCATTAGATGATAATGAAATAAtgctaatgaaaataattaatacgaCTTGCTAAAGCGCTTATCACAAGTGGTCAGTCCATGCCTCTATTCTATTAAAAAAGCATCACATTTTTCAAGGGTTTGGATACGTAGTAGGAACTAATgatgttttaaaattgttatttaccTCCCACTGCGTTACaaaatcaaaatacaaaatatacacattatGTATATGGAGAATCACAGGATCAGTAgtgcaattgaaaaaaaatgtcagtggcCGCATCAATGCACAGATATTTTAACATAACCCATAAACTGTAATATCTCAGAAACCAGTGGGAATTTATCAATGCTGTTTTCAGGATAAAACAAGGAACGTCTCAAGTACTGAACAACACTATTTTCTGAATTTCATTGTTTCATTATGGAAGGGTGGCGACATAAGAATATTACTGTTAGTTAGCTAtgttaaaaatacagtgaaatcatATACATTGTTTGTTTAGTTATGTTAGCGACATTAAAAACTTTATGAAATAATGTGAACAtttgattaggttgggttagcaacattaaaatacTTGTAAATCATTTGaacagttaggttaggttggatgaattaaaattattgtaaattaataagGACAATTGGTTTTGACAGGTTAGCTGCATTTTAAATTGACAATTCCTAacaaaccattgaaataattttatagtattttaaatgtagccaaTCCAACCAtctgtttgtattatttttaatgtataaaccTAACCCAACAATTTGTTTAAACGGTAAATTACTCGTATTACAACACACACTTAGAGATGAGTAAAAATCATGTGattaagaaggggaaaaaaattatttatttttcttaaagaaaaaaagtttctttCCTTCAGGattaccaataattttttttcaagattttaaatattttgacgaAGCGTTTGCCTTTTAGGTATTAGTCATTCAGCagacctaacttaaccaacctttcacatAATTGTTATTTTCTTAGGTAATCTGCCGTTTAAGGGCTttctcaaagaaaaaaatattaagaataggTATATAAATTGTATCATTTGATTTCATTTAGTTATGCCACAATCAGGTTTGTATAAAACAGCATTATGATATTAAAGGAATTATGTTGCCTTCAAACATTCTATTTTCTGAGTTAGGTGAACCTTTTAATGTTCTTAGATTATTGAACCTTTTAGTTTCGTAGGTTAAGTGAACGTTTAATTTCTTAGGTTTGGTTTGCACCCAAAAGGTTGTAACATTTAAGTGAACGGTGTGCTTTGTTAGATCAGGTAACTACATTGTTTTTAAATTCATCCCCAAAAAGGTATATCAGCTTTACATCAATTACTTTTAATACAGTGGTTATTTTCTGCAGTACCTAGGTtgcttttgaaaatatgtaattggTAGTTTCCACCAACCTTGCAAACAATATTGCAAAAGAATATTGCAGTTGATTTTCTATTTATTCTTGATATGCATATTGcccctttgaaaatttttaagtacTCCAGTTCCAACTGTAATTATTAGGTGTGTGTGTTACAGGCTGTCTTAAAAATACCAAGATGTGCAGAAAATGCTGTTCCAACTTTGTTTCCTGGCTGCCCAAAATACTTAAGTCGAAAAACTCCTAAGCGACGAAGAGATATTATACGGAAGGTCATACCAAAAGTGAAGAAAGTAAAACTTGCGCATTTATCAAACAGTGATGTGCAGGAAAATCCGGTAACTTCATCACATAACTCTGATTTCATTACTCCATCGCAGACCTTTGAGTTATCCATTTTTGAACAATTGTATTATGATGAAGATTGTTTTGAGGTGCCAGAAAGTTGGACCAGAATTATTCCTGCGTGTGGATCGAAGTTGATATTTTATGCTCAGATAGTGTCAAGAAAGGTGAATGAGCATATATTTCCTGTATATGTTAAGCAAGTCTGTGTTGATGAAAATGCTTGTGTTACATGTTCAATATTGGGAAAAACCCTAAGTCACGAATCTCTAAGAACATTAAAAGAACCTTTGAAATCTTGTCAGGAACTGAAAGACATTTTGATATGTTTCAATGAGCTAAAGATTTGCAGTGGAACTAAACTAGACAAAAAGTTAAGTGATTTAGAGTGCCAGAGTTTGTGTAGAGATTCGTCAGGTTGTTTGAGACACACAAACTGTTCGTTAGTTGTTTCTGAAGATGATGTTTGTGAAAAATGTAAGAGGCTAAAGAAAATCCTTTGTCAGAAATTGTTACAGCTAGAGCGTATACTTTGAAGAGAATTTCATTAGAGCTCAGTCCTAAAAAACCACAAACTAAACTTGATTAGAAAGAAGCAAGAATGTTATTGTCACATGCTATTGAGATGTAAAAATTAAGTCAAAAAACATAAAACTGAACTTAAAAATACTCAGGCTTTTATGGAACTGATTTCAGATTGTTCATGTCAAACAAGACTCTTCAATCACTGTCTGTTGTCTGTTTGTTTTAAAGTGCAAGAAGTCTGGAGCTTGTCATCAACAAGCttttatatcaattttttgaaaaaagcaaaaaaaaaaaaaaaaaagatgtcttcTACAGCTTTGAAATCAAAGCAAAGTtccacacttaaatttaaattcatatgTTATTCCAGGGTATGTCTGTTTTGAAAATCAAGCAATTTGTTGCTTGTCAGAAACTAATTCTTAGTAGTGATTTATTGTAAATTGTAAAACTCTAAGAAGTATGTTTAGGTTGACATTGAAGCAAAGTTCCAacactagtgtttttttttttttttttttttttttttttttttttttttttttttttaactcaggtGTTTCATTGTATAGTATCTGTACAATTTTGATTGTGTCTGTAAAGAATCTTAAGAATTTTTATAATATCTGTGAAAAAACTTGAGTACGGTTTGTTCATGATAGACTCTTGACTAGCTTAAGTTGCATGATAAATAATATGATTGCATGCCACATTTAATTACCtagaaaattaatgtttgaaaAAAGTTGATGTAGGTTTTTCACTTGAAAATTTACAAGAAtggtttatgcttttttttttaacaattttcaaacattttaccCATGGAGGGGGGTTCCCGATAAGTTTCCAGGTATGTTGATGGCATTGTACGTAGCAGATTTTTGGGGCC
This genomic interval carries:
- the LOC134542569 gene encoding uncharacterized protein LOC134542569 isoform X2, which produces MPRSCIVPFCNEGYGSKPSRYSFFCVPKDPVKRKKWQAAIPRKLELKPGQAVCEKHFAPEDIVRKKVFKDCNGAVLAEAVLKIPRCAENAVPTLFPGCPKYLSRKTPKRRRDIIRKVIPKVKKVKLAHLSNSDVQENPVTSSHNSDFITPSQTFELSIFEQLYYDEDCFEVPESWTRIIPACGSKLIFYAQIVSRKVNEHIFPVYVKQVCVDENACVTCSILGKTLSHESLRTLKEPLKSCQELKDILICFNELKICSGTKLDKKLSDLECQSLCRDSSGCLRHTNCSLVVSEDDVCEKCKRLKKILCQKLLQLERIL